From the genome of Thermodesulforhabdaceae bacterium:
CTTTCTATCCTGAAGTGGATGAACATAGGATAGATCCAGCTTTTCTCACCTCATTTTAACACATTGCCCAGGGTTGACCTGGGCAACGAGATGTAGAAAGGAGCTATTAAAATGAAGGCAAAGGATTTGATGATACCAATTGTGGACTGTGCAAAAGTTGCGGAGGATAGATCTATTTATGATGCTCTCCTTATGATAGATGCCTGGCGAGCTCGCTCCGAATTTGACTTCAAACCCCGAGTAATTTTCGTGCACGATTCGGATCTAAAAATTACCGGGTATGTCCGCCTTACGGATGTTGTAGCTGCTCTAGGAGGGAGCTTAACCAGCGAACCATCTTCCTGGCATGAACTACTTGAACAAGTTCAAGGCATGATACAGGGACTGCCTGTCAAAGACATCATGTATCACTTTTCGGAAAAAGAATACATATCTGAAGATATGAC
Proteins encoded in this window:
- a CDS encoding CBS domain-containing protein, which gives rise to MKAKDLMIPIVDCAKVAEDRSIYDALLMIDAWRARSEFDFKPRVIFVHDSDLKITGYVRLTDVVAALGGSLTSEPSSWHELLEQVQGMIQGLPVKDIMYHFSEKEYISEDMTLEKVFLHMVSGSYTYSVVVSNNTTIGVIRLSDLFNALWKGIKTNVRK